The Egicoccus sp. AB-alg2 genome window below encodes:
- a CDS encoding ABC transporter substrate-binding protein, producing MPAARSVAWLALAAMLVAACTGRPATGPAQAPSPATAPAPPAAASGVGGTLRIALTVDPASIDPRFVADDEGDLVVGALFDPLVRLDDALAVVPAAAERWEVDEDGRRFVFHLREARFHDGTPVTAQDFERSFTRLLDGTARPPSYLGHLLEPVVGADQVQQQGGAVPGLRAVDESTLEIRLSSPQPGFLRTLADPSLVPLPEVADRDPDGFAARPVGNGPFAMTEPREPGQFLRLTRNADHHRPPLLDEVVLSVYPDDTTRDAQWDDLLEGQLHVAEVPTDRLDEARETFGASPDGYSGPGLLDGITATTYLYGFDVDQPPFDDLRVRRALSLAIDRTELANEVLAGARVPAFGIVPPPVPGSQARACGDCRHDPDEARALWAEVVAERSPGSPPADEAADAATDEAADGPSEGSEAPEDGAGDAQSGTDAEPRPAGDGTAGAAADDAAGEVADDAAASAQDEEPPLPEDLARITLTHNRGRTHSAIAERMAADIEATLGIAVDLQALDLPAFVERVRDGEAGLFRVGWDTNEPDPGAYLVPLFHGAETGRDNLTGYRDGEVDTLLEEARAEADPAAARALWREAEQRILDDLPVMPLLWYRQSRAVAPEVEGLRWDAFGRVDLARVGLASD from the coding sequence GTGCCCGCCGCGCGCTCCGTCGCGTGGCTGGCGCTGGCCGCCATGCTGGTGGCGGCCTGCACGGGACGTCCGGCCACCGGTCCGGCCCAGGCGCCCTCGCCCGCGACGGCTCCTGCTCCGCCGGCGGCGGCCAGCGGCGTCGGTGGCACGCTGCGGATCGCGCTGACGGTGGACCCGGCCAGCATCGATCCCCGCTTCGTCGCCGACGACGAGGGTGACCTCGTCGTCGGCGCCCTCTTCGACCCGCTCGTGCGGCTGGACGACGCGCTCGCCGTGGTGCCGGCCGCGGCCGAACGGTGGGAGGTCGACGAGGATGGTCGCCGCTTCGTCTTCCACCTGCGGGAGGCCCGCTTCCACGACGGCACCCCCGTGACCGCCCAGGACTTCGAGCGCAGTTTCACCCGGCTCCTCGACGGGACCGCCCGGCCACCGTCGTACCTGGGTCACCTGCTCGAGCCCGTGGTCGGCGCCGATCAGGTGCAGCAGCAGGGCGGCGCCGTTCCCGGGCTGCGGGCGGTGGACGAGTCCACCCTGGAGATCCGGCTCAGCTCGCCGCAGCCGGGCTTCCTGCGCACCCTGGCCGACCCGAGCCTGGTGCCGCTGCCCGAGGTCGCCGACCGGGATCCCGATGGCTTCGCTGCCCGACCCGTCGGCAACGGACCGTTCGCGATGACCGAGCCGCGCGAGCCCGGCCAGTTCCTGCGACTGACCCGGAACGCCGACCATCATCGGCCACCGCTGCTCGACGAGGTGGTGCTGTCCGTCTATCCCGACGACACCACCCGCGACGCGCAGTGGGACGACCTGCTCGAGGGGCAGTTGCACGTCGCCGAGGTCCCCACCGATCGCCTCGACGAGGCGCGCGAGACCTTCGGCGCCTCGCCCGACGGCTACAGCGGACCCGGTCTGCTCGACGGCATCACGGCGACGACCTACCTCTACGGCTTCGACGTCGACCAGCCACCGTTCGACGACCTCCGCGTTCGCCGGGCGCTGTCGCTGGCGATCGACCGCACGGAGCTGGCCAACGAGGTGCTCGCCGGCGCCCGCGTGCCCGCCTTCGGGATCGTGCCGCCACCGGTACCGGGCTCCCAGGCGCGCGCCTGCGGCGACTGCCGCCACGACCCGGACGAGGCCCGGGCCCTGTGGGCCGAGGTCGTCGCCGAACGGTCGCCGGGCTCGCCACCGGCAGACGAGGCGGCCGACGCGGCGACGGACGAGGCGGCGGACGGGCCGTCGGAGGGCAGCGAGGCACCCGAGGACGGCGCCGGCGACGCGCAGAGCGGCACCGACGCAGAACCTCGCCCGGCCGGTGACGGAACCGCCGGCGCTGCGGCCGACGACGCGGCCGGCGAGGTGGCCGACGACGCGGCCGCGTCGGCGCAGGACGAGGAGCCGCCGCTGCCCGAGGACCTCGCGCGGATCACCCTGACGCACAACCGCGGCCGCACCCACAGCGCCATCGCCGAGCGGATGGCTGCCGACATCGAGGCGACCCTCGGCATCGCGGTCGACCTCCAGGCGCTGGACCTGCCGGCGTTCGTCGAGCGGGTGCGTGACGGCGAGGCCGGGCTGTTCCGGGTCGGCTGGGACACCAACGAGCCCGACCCGGGTGCCTACCTGGTGCCGCTGTTCCACGGCGCCGAGACCGGCCGCGACAACCTGACGGGCTACCGCGACGGCGAGGTGGACACGCTGCTCGAGGAGGCCCGTGCCGAGGCGGATCCGGCGGCGGCCCGTGCCCTCTGGCGCGAGGCCGAGCAGCGCATCCTCGACGACCTGCCGGTCATGCCGCTGCTGTGGTACCGCCAGTCCCGAGCGGTTGCGCCGGAGGTCGAGGGCCTGCGCTGGGACGCGTTCGGGCGCGTCGACCTGGCCCGCGTCGGGCTCGCGAGCGACTGA
- a CDS encoding S8 family serine peptidase: MTTWHARVALTAAIGAVAAGPGVTAAVASAPAPPYVVVVREGADAAVVAARHGVETGHVYTETLDGFAADLTATQSRALERDRDVEVLVADHEFHVPPDEAEAVPAASRFVAEEQTVSTGVRRVGGLESPTAAIDGFDERVDADVAIIDAGVDPDHPDLHVVETIGCAAPAFPARPMGDHGTHVAGIAAALDDDAGVVGVAPGARIWSIRVADLQGDIRLSSLVCAVEWVADNADTIDVANLSLEARRDAPVTADCGVVDGQPPDPLHRAICLGVQRGVTFVAAAGNRSIDARYVVPGGYPEVITVSAYADFDGEPGGTAAPDCPEAPLPEVDDTLAFFSNHGSAVDVAAPGVCIRSTVAGGGYGVMHGTSMAAPHVAGAVALLRATTPQSTPAQVRDDLLAAGEPGPLPEDPDAYPEPLLDVSGF; this comes from the coding sequence GTGACGACGTGGCATGCGCGTGTCGCGCTGACCGCCGCGATCGGCGCCGTGGCGGCCGGCCCCGGGGTCACCGCCGCGGTGGCGTCCGCGCCGGCACCGCCCTACGTGGTGGTGGTCCGTGAGGGCGCCGACGCGGCGGTGGTGGCCGCGCGTCACGGCGTGGAGACCGGTCATGTCTACACGGAGACGCTGGACGGCTTCGCCGCCGACCTCACCGCCACCCAGTCACGAGCCCTGGAGCGCGACCGCGACGTCGAGGTGCTGGTGGCCGATCACGAGTTCCACGTGCCGCCCGACGAGGCCGAGGCGGTGCCGGCAGCCTCCCGGTTCGTCGCCGAGGAGCAGACCGTGAGCACGGGCGTACGTCGGGTCGGCGGCCTGGAGAGCCCGACCGCCGCGATCGACGGGTTCGACGAACGGGTCGACGCGGACGTCGCGATCATCGACGCCGGGGTCGACCCGGACCATCCCGACCTGCACGTCGTGGAGACCATCGGGTGTGCGGCACCGGCCTTCCCGGCCCGGCCGATGGGCGACCACGGGACCCACGTCGCCGGCATCGCCGCCGCGCTGGACGACGACGCCGGCGTGGTCGGGGTCGCGCCGGGCGCGCGGATCTGGTCGATCCGGGTGGCGGACCTGCAGGGCGACATCCGCCTGTCCTCGCTCGTCTGCGCCGTGGAGTGGGTGGCGGACAACGCCGACACGATCGACGTCGCCAACCTCAGTCTGGAGGCGCGCCGCGACGCGCCCGTGACGGCGGATTGTGGGGTCGTCGACGGCCAGCCCCCCGATCCGCTGCACCGGGCGATCTGCCTCGGCGTCCAGCGCGGGGTCACGTTCGTCGCCGCGGCCGGCAACCGCAGCATCGACGCACGCTACGTGGTCCCGGGCGGCTACCCCGAGGTGATCACCGTGTCCGCCTACGCCGACTTCGACGGCGAGCCGGGCGGGACCGCCGCGCCCGACTGTCCGGAAGCGCCGTTGCCGGAGGTCGACGACACGCTGGCCTTCTTCTCCAACCACGGATCGGCCGTCGACGTCGCCGCCCCGGGCGTGTGCATCCGCTCGACCGTGGCAGGTGGCGGCTACGGCGTCATGCACGGCACGAGCATGGCCGCCCCCCACGTGGCGGGCGCCGTGGCACTGCTGCGCGCGACGACACCGCAGTCGACACCGGCGCAGGTCCGGGACGATCTGCTGGCCGCCGGCGAGCCGGGCCCGCTCCCGGAGGACCCCGACGCCTATCCGGAGCCACTGCTGGACGTCAGCGGGTTCTGA
- a CDS encoding protein-glutamate O-methyltransferase CheR translates to MAEQGASRGVTPAASGTVEDVELDLLLEGIQRVYGYDFRNYARASLRRRLWRRVTAEGRVSLAGLLETILHDPQAMERLRVDLSVTVTSMFRDPPFFRSLRERVLPVLATYPFVRVWVAGCASGEEVYSLAILLREEGLADRVRIYATDVSDEILARAQQGRVPLDKMRDYSSSYLEGGGHEGLSQYYEVDGRWAVLDPTLRDGVVFARHNLATDGTFNEFNLILCRNVLIYFDRSLQQRVHRLFDDSLAPLGMLALGARESLVGSGLEDRYEPVDAEVRIYRRMAA, encoded by the coding sequence ATGGCCGAGCAGGGAGCCTCCCGGGGCGTCACCCCGGCCGCGTCCGGCACCGTGGAGGACGTCGAACTCGATCTGCTGCTCGAGGGCATCCAGCGCGTCTACGGCTACGACTTCCGCAACTACGCGCGGGCGTCGCTGCGTCGACGGCTGTGGCGGCGCGTGACGGCCGAGGGCCGGGTCAGCCTGGCCGGCCTGCTGGAGACGATCCTCCACGACCCGCAGGCGATGGAGCGCCTGCGCGTCGACCTCTCGGTGACCGTCACCAGCATGTTCCGCGATCCGCCCTTCTTCCGTTCGCTGCGCGAACGTGTGCTGCCGGTGCTGGCGACGTACCCGTTCGTGCGGGTCTGGGTGGCCGGCTGCGCCTCGGGGGAGGAGGTCTACTCGCTGGCCATCCTGCTGCGCGAGGAAGGTCTGGCCGACCGCGTCCGTATCTACGCGACCGACGTCAGCGACGAGATACTGGCCCGCGCGCAGCAGGGCCGGGTGCCGCTCGACAAGATGCGGGACTACTCGTCCAGCTACCTCGAGGGCGGCGGTCACGAGGGCCTGTCGCAGTACTACGAGGTCGACGGTCGCTGGGCGGTGCTCGATCCGACGCTGCGCGACGGGGTGGTGTTCGCCCGCCACAACCTCGCCACGGACGGGACGTTCAACGAGTTCAACCTCATCCTGTGTCGCAACGTGCTCATCTACTTCGATCGCAGTCTGCAGCAGCGCGTGCACCGGCTGTTCGACGACAGCCTGGCCCCGCTGGGCATGCTGGCGTTGGGCGCACGTGAGTCGTTGGTCGGCTCCGGGCTCGAGGACCGCTACGAACCCGTCGACGCCGAGGTGCGGATCTACCGGAGGATGGCGGCGTGA
- the secG gene encoding preprotein translocase subunit SecG, whose translation MLVGILVTLHVLLSLVLILFILLHRGQGGGLSDMFGGGVGGGLQGSAVVERNLDRLTIVTAVLFGLTNCALVVLL comes from the coding sequence GTGCTCGTCGGCATCCTCGTCACCCTGCACGTGCTGCTGTCGCTCGTGCTGATCCTGTTCATCCTGCTCCACCGCGGGCAGGGCGGCGGACTGTCCGACATGTTCGGCGGCGGCGTCGGCGGCGGCCTGCAGGGCTCCGCAGTGGTCGAGCGCAACCTGGACCGGCTGACGATCGTCACGGCCGTCCTCTTCGGCCTCACCAACTGCGCCCTCGTCGTCCTGCTCTGA
- a CDS encoding HAMP domain-containing protein — protein sequence MATRQVATGEQDAAQDPGLTPAEQEQLLDALEAALEGDFSARLRIRRAGLAGELAKALNDLLRRNVAMTEELDRVRRRVGRDGRLRERASLGRVQGAWAEQVDAVNQLVDHLAEPVGEISRVLSAVADGDLSQRLVLDAGDRPLRGEFLRIGRSVNAMVGQLSAFADEVTRVAREVGTEGKLGGQARVRGASGTWADLTDSVNSMARNLTDQVRNIAEVTTAVAQGDLSRKITVDARGEILELKTTINTMVDQLSGFADEVTRVAGEVGTDGKLGGQARVKGVSGTWKDLTDNVNSMARNLTDQVRNIATVATAVAHGDLSQRITVDAEGEILELKTTLNRMVDQLSGFADEVTRVAREVGTEGKLGGQARVEGVSGTWADLTDSVNSMARNLTDQVRNIADVTTAVAHGDLSRRISVDARGEILQLKDTINRMVGQLSAFAGEVSRVAREVGAEGKLGGQARVEGVSGTWADLTDNVNSMAGNLTDQVRDIAEVTTAVAQGDLSRKITVDARGEILELKTTINTMVDQLSGFADEVTRVAGEVGTDGKLGGQARVKGVSGTWKDLTDNVNSMARNLTDQVRSIAAVATAVADGDLSRRITVDARGEILELKETINRMVGQLSRFADEVTRVAREVGTEGKLGGQARVQGVSGTWADLTDHVNQLAANLTTQVRAIADVSTAVTRGDLSQRIEVEASGEVAELKDTINQMIVNLSETTEANTAQDWLKTNIAQVSTMLQGQRDVTAVATQVMSHVTPLVDAHSGAFYCLDRNDESATQDAELRLIASYAYTQRRNVSNRFVLGEGLVGQAALERIPILVTEAPAEYVVQSGLGEAAPVNVLVIPILFEDELLGVLEFASLHPFSDTSRQLLDQLAETLGIVLNTIEATMRTEELLEQSQGLTQELQAQSEELQAQQEELQQTNEELEEKAELLEAQKRAIELTNAEIERARAEVEERAEQLALSSRYKSEFLANMSHELRTPLNSMLILSRMLADDDAAGEEQREFAETIHRSGNDLLDLINDILDLSKIEAGRMDVDAERVVLAEVVEPLRQTFAQVAADKGLTLEVELRDVADELYTDVRRLQQILKNLLSNAIKFTDEGGVRLEVVTAPDTDPVVAGLGGGDFVAFRVVDTGIGISDEQRLVVFEAFQQGDGSRSRRHGGTGLGLSISRELANLLGGIITLDSTPGEGSTFTLYVPVTYAEQQRTTAPAPAAPAERLTPIEPMDAAPEPLPAVEPVVAAAPGVDDDRDEVHPGDPCLLAMLSDEAAAERVVRLARAGGHRVLVALDRAAGFALATGFRPSGILLDGGSAGESLATLTFLKRRRETRHVPVCVVLDGSDHRPALRTGAAFALDADPDEAALEIAIARVMSLGLDTTRRVLVVEDDEVSRQAIGELLARAEGIEVAAVASGKEALDVLDEGRTDLLVLDLGLPGETGMKLLEEVRRRDGLRTLPVVIHTGKDLTRDEEARLRRFAQTIVLKTVGSPARLLDEVLLHLHRPASALPDDQRQELEELYAADEALRDKRVLVVDDDERNVFALTRALESQGMFVDTAEHGREALERARAAATPYDVVLMDIMMPEMDGHEATRRLRQQPGYEDLPIITLTAKAMREDRAESIAAGASDFISKPVDVDQLLSLLRVWLY from the coding sequence TTGGCGACGCGGCAGGTGGCGACGGGCGAGCAGGACGCCGCACAGGACCCGGGCTTGACCCCGGCCGAGCAGGAGCAGTTGCTGGACGCGCTGGAGGCGGCGCTGGAGGGCGATTTCAGCGCGCGTCTTCGGATCCGCCGGGCGGGGCTGGCGGGGGAGCTGGCCAAGGCGCTCAACGACCTGCTGCGCCGCAACGTCGCCATGACGGAGGAGCTCGACCGGGTCCGGCGCCGGGTCGGGCGTGACGGGCGCCTGCGCGAGCGGGCGTCGCTGGGGCGGGTGCAGGGGGCCTGGGCCGAGCAGGTCGACGCCGTCAACCAGCTCGTGGACCATCTGGCCGAGCCCGTCGGCGAGATCTCCCGCGTGCTGTCGGCCGTTGCGGACGGCGACCTGTCCCAGCGTCTGGTGCTGGACGCCGGCGACCGCCCCTTGCGGGGCGAGTTCTTGCGCATCGGCCGCAGCGTGAACGCGATGGTGGGCCAGCTGTCGGCGTTCGCGGACGAGGTCACCAGGGTCGCGCGCGAGGTCGGCACGGAGGGCAAGCTCGGCGGCCAGGCCCGCGTCCGCGGCGCCTCCGGCACGTGGGCGGACCTGACCGACAGCGTCAACTCGATGGCGCGCAACCTGACCGACCAGGTGCGCAACATCGCCGAGGTGACGACGGCCGTCGCCCAGGGCGACCTGTCGCGCAAGATCACGGTCGACGCCCGGGGCGAGATCCTGGAGCTCAAGACCACCATCAACACGATGGTGGACCAGCTGTCGGGCTTCGCCGACGAGGTCACGCGTGTGGCCGGCGAGGTCGGTACCGACGGCAAGCTCGGCGGACAGGCACGGGTCAAGGGGGTGTCGGGCACCTGGAAGGACCTGACCGACAACGTGAACTCGATGGCGCGCAACCTCACCGACCAGGTGCGCAACATCGCCACGGTCGCCACCGCCGTGGCCCACGGAGACCTCTCCCAGCGGATCACGGTCGATGCCGAAGGCGAGATCCTCGAGCTCAAGACCACGCTGAACCGCATGGTGGACCAGCTGTCGGGCTTCGCCGACGAGGTCACGCGCGTGGCCCGCGAGGTGGGTACGGAGGGCAAGCTGGGCGGGCAGGCCCGCGTGGAAGGCGTGTCGGGTACGTGGGCGGACCTGACCGACAGCGTCAACTCGATGGCGCGCAATCTGACCGACCAGGTGCGCAACATCGCTGACGTCACGACGGCCGTGGCGCACGGTGACCTCAGCCGCCGCATCTCCGTGGACGCCCGCGGCGAGATCCTCCAACTCAAGGACACCATCAACCGCATGGTGGGCCAGCTGTCGGCGTTCGCGGGCGAGGTCTCGCGGGTGGCCCGGGAGGTGGGGGCCGAGGGCAAGCTCGGCGGCCAGGCCAGGGTCGAGGGCGTGTCGGGCACGTGGGCGGACCTGACCGACAACGTCAACTCGATGGCGGGCAACCTGACCGACCAGGTGCGTGACATCGCCGAGGTGACGACCGCCGTGGCCCAGGGCGACCTGTCGCGCAAGATCACGGTCGACGCCCGGGGCGAGATCCTGGAGCTCAAGACCACCATCAACACGATGGTGGACCAGTTGTCGGGCTTCGCCGACGAGGTCACGCGTGTGGCCGGCGAGGTCGGTACCGACGGCAAGCTCGGCGGACAGGCACGGGTCAAGGGGGTGTCGGGCACCTGGAAGGACCTGACCGACAACGTGAACTCGATGGCGCGCAACCTCACCGACCAGGTGCGCAGCATCGCCGCGGTCGCCACCGCGGTCGCCGACGGTGACCTCTCGCGGCGCATCACGGTCGACGCGCGTGGCGAGATCCTCGAGCTCAAGGAGACCATCAACCGCATGGTCGGCCAGCTGTCACGGTTCGCCGACGAGGTCACGCGTGTGGCCCGCGAGGTGGGCACGGAGGGCAAGCTGGGCGGGCAGGCGCGCGTCCAGGGCGTGTCGGGCACGTGGGCCGACCTGACCGACCACGTCAACCAGCTGGCGGCGAACCTGACCACCCAGGTCCGCGCGATCGCCGACGTCTCGACGGCCGTGACGCGCGGTGACCTCAGCCAGCGCATCGAGGTGGAGGCCAGCGGCGAGGTCGCCGAGCTCAAGGACACGATCAACCAGATGATCGTGAACCTGTCGGAGACCACCGAGGCCAACACGGCGCAGGACTGGCTCAAGACCAACATCGCCCAGGTGTCGACGATGTTGCAGGGCCAGCGCGACGTCACGGCGGTGGCGACGCAGGTGATGTCGCACGTGACACCGCTGGTGGATGCGCACAGCGGTGCGTTCTACTGCCTGGACCGCAACGACGAGTCGGCCACGCAGGACGCCGAGCTGCGCCTCATCGCGAGCTACGCCTACACGCAGCGCCGCAACGTCTCCAACCGGTTCGTCCTGGGGGAGGGGCTGGTCGGCCAGGCGGCCCTGGAGCGCATCCCCATCCTGGTGACCGAGGCACCGGCCGAGTACGTGGTGCAGTCCGGGCTGGGCGAGGCGGCGCCCGTCAACGTGCTGGTCATCCCGATCCTGTTCGAGGACGAGCTGCTGGGCGTGCTGGAGTTCGCCTCCCTGCATCCGTTCTCGGACACCTCGAGGCAGCTGCTCGATCAGCTCGCGGAGACCCTCGGCATCGTCCTCAACACCATCGAGGCGACGATGCGTACCGAGGAGCTGCTCGAGCAGTCGCAGGGCCTGACCCAGGAACTGCAGGCGCAGTCCGAGGAGCTGCAGGCCCAGCAGGAGGAGCTGCAGCAGACCAACGAGGAGCTCGAGGAGAAGGCGGAGCTGCTGGAGGCGCAGAAGCGGGCCATCGAGCTGACCAACGCGGAGATCGAACGCGCACGCGCCGAGGTCGAGGAGCGGGCCGAGCAGCTGGCGCTGTCGTCGCGCTACAAGTCCGAGTTCCTGGCCAACATGTCGCACGAACTGCGAACGCCGCTGAACAGCATGCTCATCCTCTCGCGCATGCTCGCGGACGACGACGCGGCCGGCGAGGAGCAGCGGGAGTTCGCGGAGACCATCCACCGCTCTGGCAACGACCTGCTCGACCTCATCAACGACATCCTCGACCTGTCGAAGATCGAGGCGGGCCGCATGGACGTCGACGCGGAGCGGGTCGTGCTGGCCGAGGTCGTGGAACCGCTGCGCCAGACCTTCGCGCAGGTGGCGGCCGACAAGGGGCTCACCCTGGAGGTCGAGCTGCGCGACGTGGCGGACGAGCTCTACACCGACGTGCGCCGCCTGCAGCAGATCCTGAAGAACCTGCTGTCGAACGCGATCAAGTTCACCGACGAGGGCGGCGTCCGGTTGGAGGTCGTCACCGCGCCGGACACGGATCCGGTGGTCGCCGGCCTCGGCGGGGGCGACTTCGTCGCCTTCCGCGTGGTCGACACCGGCATCGGCATCAGCGACGAGCAGCGGCTGGTCGTGTTCGAGGCCTTCCAGCAGGGGGACGGCTCGCGCAGCCGTCGCCACGGCGGGACCGGGCTCGGCTTGTCCATCAGCCGCGAACTGGCCAACCTCCTCGGCGGCATCATCACGCTCGACAGCACCCCCGGCGAGGGGTCGACGTTCACCCTCTACGTCCCGGTCACCTACGCGGAGCAGCAGCGCACGACCGCCCCGGCGCCGGCGGCGCCCGCGGAGCGCCTGACACCGATCGAGCCGATGGACGCGGCCCCCGAGCCCCTTCCGGCGGTCGAACCGGTCGTCGCGGCGGCGCCGGGCGTCGACGACGACCGCGACGAGGTGCACCCGGGCGACCCGTGCCTGCTCGCGATGCTCAGCGACGAGGCGGCGGCGGAGCGGGTCGTGCGGTTGGCCCGCGCCGGCGGCCACCGGGTGCTGGTCGCCCTCGATCGGGCCGCCGGCTTTGCCCTGGCGACCGGGTTCCGACCCAGCGGCATCCTCCTCGACGGGGGCTCGGCCGGCGAGTCGCTGGCGACCCTCACCTTCCTGAAGCGCCGGCGCGAGACCCGGCACGTCCCGGTGTGCGTCGTGCTCGACGGCTCCGACCACCGCCCGGCGCTGCGGACGGGCGCCGCGTTCGCGCTGGACGCCGATCCCGACGAGGCCGCCCTGGAGATCGCGATCGCCCGGGTGATGTCGCTGGGCCTCGACACGACCCGTCGGGTGCTGGTGGTCGAGGACGACGAGGTCTCGCGGCAGGCGATCGGCGAACTGCTCGCCCGCGCCGAGGGCATCGAGGTCGCCGCGGTCGCATCCGGCAAGGAGGCGCTCGACGTGCTCGACGAGGGGCGCACCGACCTGCTGGTGCTCGACCTCGGTCTGCCGGGGGAGACCGGCATGAAGCTGCTCGAGGAGGTGCGGCGCCGCGATGGCCTGCGCACGCTGCCGGTGGTCATCCACACCGGCAAGGACCTGACCCGCGACGAGGAGGCGCGGCTGCGCCGGTTCGCACAGACCATCGTGCTGAAGACGGTCGGTTCGCCCGCCCGCCTGCTCGACGAGGTCCTGCTGCACCTGCACCGCCCCGCGTCGGCCCTGCCCGACGACCAGCGTCAGGAGCTCGAGGAGTTGTACGCCGCCGACGAGGCGCTGCGCGACAAGCGCGTGCTGGTCGTCGACGACGACGAGCGCAACGTCTTCGCGCTCACCCGCGCCCTGGAGAGCCAGGGCATGTTCGTGGACACGGCCGAGCACGGTCGCGAGGCGCTGGAGCGGGCCCGGGCCGCGGCCACCCCCTACGACGTGGTGCTCATGGACATCATGATGCCGGAGATGGACGGTCACGAGGCCACGCGCCGACTGCGGCAGCAGCCCGGCTACGAGGACCTGCCCATCATCACGCTCACGGCCAAGGCGATGCGCGAGGACCGGGCCGAGAGCATCGCCGCCGGCGCGTCGGACTTCATCAGCAAGCCGGTCGACGTGGATCAGTTGCTCTCGCTGCTGCGGGTCTGGCTCTACTGA
- a CDS encoding BCCT family transporter, protein MRTVLDRLGLRTNPVVFGVSAALTVLFIVVTIAFTETVASTFETASVQLLEATGWFYILGVTTFLGFLLWIAFSRYGRIRLGADDDRPQYSNPVWFGMLFAAGIGTILMFWGVAEPISHFAEPPLGDVEPRSLDAATEAMSFTLYHFGLHTWSIFGLPALGFAYMAYRRGLPMRVSSVLHPLLGDRVRGPVGWAIDTLAVLGTLFGVAVSLGLGTLQINSGLAYLTPLDEGLTVQMGLIALVTAVAVVSVALGLDRGIRRLSNLNIGLAVTLLVFVVVFGPTLLMLRGIVESTGNYLTSLPFLAFWTDALEDTGWQRNWTVFYWAWTITWAPFVGIFIARISKGRTIKEFVLGVLFLPTAFTIIWFASFGLAAIDLDLTQDGAISDAVVDDVPVSLFVFLENFPLAGIVSGLAVLIVVIFFTTSSDSASLVVDMLCSSDVDDDPPTRQRVFWAVVEGAVAATLLAIGGLEALQDVITVLGFPFFVLGLVIIWSLLRALRSEPLDPTGPRRRRRADAPDRAGQA, encoded by the coding sequence ATGCGCACCGTTCTGGATCGTCTCGGCCTGCGCACGAACCCCGTCGTCTTCGGGGTGTCCGCCGCGCTGACCGTGCTCTTCATCGTCGTGACGATCGCGTTCACGGAGACGGTCGCGTCGACGTTCGAGACCGCGTCCGTGCAGCTGCTCGAGGCGACCGGCTGGTTCTACATCCTCGGTGTGACGACGTTCCTCGGCTTCCTGCTGTGGATCGCGTTCAGCCGCTACGGCCGGATCCGGCTCGGCGCGGACGACGACCGGCCCCAGTACAGCAACCCGGTGTGGTTCGGAATGCTGTTCGCGGCCGGGATCGGGACCATCCTGATGTTCTGGGGCGTGGCCGAGCCGATCTCCCACTTCGCCGAACCGCCGCTGGGCGACGTCGAGCCCCGCTCGCTCGACGCCGCCACCGAGGCGATGAGCTTCACGCTCTACCACTTCGGGCTCCATACCTGGTCCATCTTCGGGCTGCCGGCACTCGGCTTCGCGTACATGGCCTACCGCCGTGGCCTGCCGATGCGCGTGAGCAGCGTCCTGCACCCGCTGCTCGGCGACCGCGTGCGGGGGCCCGTCGGCTGGGCGATCGACACCTTGGCCGTGCTCGGCACCCTGTTCGGTGTGGCAGTGTCGCTGGGGCTCGGGACCCTCCAGATCAACAGCGGGCTGGCCTACCTCACGCCCCTGGACGAGGGCCTGACGGTGCAGATGGGGCTCATCGCGCTCGTCACCGCCGTCGCGGTGGTCTCGGTCGCCCTCGGTTTGGACCGGGGCATCCGCCGGCTGTCCAACCTCAACATCGGGCTCGCGGTCACGCTGCTGGTCTTCGTGGTCGTCTTCGGTCCGACGCTGCTGATGCTGCGCGGCATCGTGGAGTCGACCGGCAACTACCTGACCAGCCTGCCGTTCCTCGCGTTCTGGACCGACGCGCTGGAGGACACGGGCTGGCAGCGCAACTGGACCGTCTTCTACTGGGCGTGGACGATCACGTGGGCGCCGTTCGTCGGCATCTTCATCGCACGCATCTCCAAGGGCCGCACCATCAAGGAGTTCGTCCTGGGGGTGCTGTTCCTGCCGACCGCGTTCACCATCATCTGGTTCGCGAGCTTCGGCCTGGCCGCCATCGACCTCGACCTCACCCAGGACGGGGCCATCAGCGACGCGGTCGTGGACGACGTGCCGGTGTCCCTGTTCGTCTTCCTGGAGAACTTCCCGCTCGCCGGGATCGTGTCGGGCCTCGCCGTGCTGATCGTGGTCATCTTCTTCACGACGTCGTCCGACTCCGCCTCACTCGTGGTGGACATGTTGTGCTCCAGCGACGTGGACGACGACCCACCGACGCGCCAGCGTGTGTTCTGGGCCGTCGTCGAGGGGGCGGTCGCCGCCACGCTGCTGGCCATCGGCGGCCTGGAGGCGCTGCAGGACGTGATCACGGTGCTCGGCTTCCCGTTCTTCGTCCTGGGACTCGTGATCATCTGGAGCCTGCTGCGGGCGCTGCGCAGCGAACCACTGGATCCCACCGGCCCGCGACGCCGACGGCGCGCCGACGCGCCAGATCGGGCCGGCCAGGCCTGA